The following coding sequences lie in one Lolium perenne isolate Kyuss_39 chromosome 2, Kyuss_2.0, whole genome shotgun sequence genomic window:
- the LOC139835252 gene encoding uncharacterized protein, which produces MIKELLRIGSQFVGYREYAARAEEKLSEANERVDALAQKLEQSEAARKKAELAASKAKAEVDEAKVKAASVEELQRRLKDAESALDEQKTAQPCVNKRSSSV; this is translated from the exons atgatcaaagagcttcttcggatcgggtcccaatttgttgggtaccgtgaatatgccgccagagccgaag aaaaactttcagaggccaacgaacgtgtcgacgcacttgctcaaaaactcgagcaaagtgaggcggctcgcaagaaagctgaacttgctgctagcaaagccaaggccgaggttgatgaagccaaggtgaaagctgctagtgtcgaggagctgcagagaaggctcaaagatgccgaatctgccttagatgagcagaaaactgcacaaccgtgcgtgaacaagagatcatcaagcgtctga